GCCCGACGCCGTGGGGACgtgggaaggaagggggaagaagacggaTGGGGAAGGGGGACTGACTGGAGGCAGTTGGTTGAACATTGATGGGACAGCCATGCGGCTCCGTCGTGTCGTGGACACCTGGCTCGGCACTTGTCGTCCATGCATCGTTGCGACATCCGCAGCAAAACAAACAGAGTCGCCGTCCGTTTCGGGGCATTGCGCGAGGTACGCGTCGTTCTCGGAAacgtgcgtgtgcgtgcatgcgtgcgaTGTGCCGGCGTTTGCGTTTCCTTGTTGGGCCTCGTTTGCCccggctcctcggcctccccACACGATGCAATCGCCTGAGTCGGTTGCCTCTGCCGGCCGACCGGCCCAAAGGGTTcccaagccggcggcggcgggattTCTTAGCACCATCGTGGCTTGCATTCATATCGCGGGGGAcggggcagggagggagggagggagggcttGGATAGTTGTCTGGTCAgtgcgccggcgaggcggtggtggtggatcCTGGGTTGACCCTAGGACTCCGTGTTCGTTACTTCGTCCTGAGCCCTCTTCCATTGAGCGAAAGCGTGTAGTAAGAAAGTAAAGCGCCGATTGATGCTGGGAACGATGTTTTGTTGTGAaatcgggggggggggggggggttttggacgaggcggcggttAGGAGACGGATGGGGGTCCACGGCGTTGAagaggcgagcgagccgtgGGGATTCGGCTGCTGTAAGCTCTCTATTCTATGAAAATAAAAGTACAGACACGATCGCGTGCTGATCTGTAATGCAGTGGCTATCGTACCTATTTGTTATACAAAATGGAGCTTGCTCGATCGACTAACCGaaggacgtcgtcgtcgttagCGTCGCCGCAAAAAAAGCAGCCACGGTATCACCGAGGCAAAGGCAAACCTCACTCACCTCACCGTGGCGGGGTGGCGCCCACGCGCTCCTCGCTCAACGAAGCACGACACGACCCCGGACCATGCAAgcaaagcccccccccccccattgATGATGACatcttcccccccccctccactGGGCGAATCactcctgctgcagcgcggccgcggcgcccttgtcgtcgccgcccttccaccaccgccagaTGGCCTTGCAGTACATCCACGTCTCCATGGTGCCAAAGAtggacacgacgacgatgaggaacACCTTCATGTTCTTGCTGAGCCCCAGGCCCGCAAAGTTGGTCTCGAAGGGGTTGTCCTCGGCGGGCTTTtttgcgccgctgccgctgccgctgccgccggtcgcggtgtggttgttgttgctgctgctattgCTCTTTTGCGCATCGAGcagtcgccgctgctgggtgGAAAACGCCGACACGCGCGctgcggccatggccatggaggcgcgcgcggcggcggcgcactggcggcggcgcaggagggcccgcgctgcggcgggggagacggTGAGGCGTTGCATTCTTTGGGGGGGTTtggggagagagagccttGAATGCCACGTAGGTACGGCAGCGTACTTTGTGGtgagagaggagagagagagagaaagaatTGGAAACACGTTGAGGATAATGAAGATGCGGAAGGCCTAGCCGATCGCTGGGAACTTGGCTACCTTTGGGGGGGGTGCCACGGCTCTTTTGTACAGCTTGATGTAAAGTAAATACGTCACAGAAGAATTACCTACCAAGGCACAGGTAAGACCACGACAAGTGGCCGTCAACCCCCgttccgtcgtcgcccgatgTCGCCCCTTTCCCCCCGTCCTCTAACGATAAAGAGTGACTATGCGCCGCTCTAATCATCCGCGTGGGATGGTAAGCCCGAGAAACGATGCTACGCAAGGGATTGGATTCGTCTCAGTGTCCGTCCCAGGTGATGTGCGAGGTTAACTAGTAGGCGGAGCTTGTTGACCCGCATTCTAGCGACCTTGGCCTCCCACGTTTAGTAAGGCACTAAGTCAACGGTACTTGCATTGTCCTATTTGGGAAAGGCGCATGCATGGAGCCGCTCCACGACACTTACTTTGATGCAACGCCAGGGGGACGCTTCGGGATCATCAGGGACTCGGGCTCATGGAGCAagatgtgatgtgatgtgatggatgggagcaaaagacgacggcggccttttATCACTATAGCAGCTTGGTTTTATAACAGCTTGTTTTTAGAAAAGCTTTACAGACCGAGATATGCATACGTAGATTGTACATACgatgtacatacatacatgtaaGTCAGTACTTGAAGCTCGCGCTCCCTTCTCTGCGTTCCGTTCCTTTcctccgtcttcttctctACCAACTAACAGGTATCAAACGTCTCAGTCCATCAGTACATCCCATCCCGTTCGCGCCACGGCCCGCTAGCTACAACGACCGTCCCAGCACGTTGAGCCCCTTGAGCGGCGCaaagtcgtcggcctgcaGGAACAGCCCCAggtcgcccagcgcgtcgtcgccctcccaGTGCCCGTGCACCAGGTTGAAGTATTGGTCCTCCAGCAGCATCAGAttgtcgggcggcgcgcgtccctggtgctgctgctcggccgtCCCGGGTGAAAAGGCGTCACCGCGTGGAccccccgtcggcggcggcatcgacgccggcgacaagcctgccgccgcaaccgACGACCCGAACCGCTCCGTCACCATGCCactgccgttgccgccgccgccgccgtcgccgaggggcgagccgggcacgccgcccgcgctgtCCGTCTGCGCGGCGTGGAGCCGGTCTGCGATGGAGCGGTCCAGGTACCGCAGGAACAGGTCCAGCacgttgttgttgatgcgcCAGTACTTTTGGATCTCCTTCAGGCAGAGCAGGCACATCTGCGCGCGGtgctcggcgatgcgccgcgagacgcccatgccgcgccgGATGCTGATGGCGTGGATGCACAGCGCCGCAAAGAGGCTGGTTATGCTGCGTATGTGTGTCTGCGTCAGCCCattgtctctctctcactctctctctctgtgcctcctcgacggctgtagcttttttttttgtttttttttttggatCCATGCGGAGGAAAACCACTCACAGGTGCATCTGTCCGTAGCGCAGCGTCCCGTGCGTAGACAtgtcctcggcgatgcggctgatgcggcacgccgcgctcgtcacGACCTGATTCCACTTGTTGCCCTCGTCGAACTTGAGGAAGCTGTTTCTGTGTATTAGGATGCGCAGGTGGCTGCGGTCTGCGTGTCAGCATCGAGACGAGACCAAATCCAGCGGCGAGACACGCTTGGGAGAGCAAACGCACTTGTACGCGAGATGCAAGAGACACGTCCACACCGactcgctgccctcgtcggtCGCGCACTTCATGCTCTCGGGGAGGCTGTTGCGCCACGCCTCGAGCGCCCGGTCTAGGCCCTCcacgtccgtcgccgccgacgacgtcggctGCCCGGGTGAGAACTGGAGGTCGATGATTCGGCCCACTGCTAGTTGTCAGTACGGCGgcgcgagaaggaggagcgTCGAGCGGCGACGTACGTAATTTGGCAAGATCAACCATCTTGAGAGCGTAGGTAATGTGCTCGGGCTTACAGGACCCGAAGAGAGAGTTGCTGGAGCAGCAGATTTCTGACTCGAGGTCGCTGGTCGTCAGCGGCTCGACATCGCAGTCTTCGTCCCTGATGCGGCTCGGAAGGCCCAATGCCACAGCTACTTGCCGCTCCCGCACCTGTCCTACAGTCAGCTCTCGCTATTCGCGACGAGATTCAGAGTTTGTGAGCCGCGTCCGTACGTATATGCACCACCATATCCTCCTGCGCATCCGCGCTACCTGTATGCTCTTGGAGACTTGTGATCGCGGCCTAAGTGGGCAGTCAGCACACACCCTTGTTGTGTCCCATCAACATCCCCATTCCGTTGTGTTCTGGGAAGCGGGGAAAAGGGAGGACGCATACGATCTGTGCAGGCCGTGGGACTCGGACAGCGTTATCACGACGCCGAGCCAGTAGCGCACGTCCCTCACGTCGGCGGGCCCTCCGCGCCAGAAGCTCATGAGGAAGATGGACTGGATGAGGATGAGCTCGTCCTTTTCCCAGTCGGCGTGGAACAGCAGCCGGGCGCGCTGGTAGAGCAGCCGCTTGGCCTCGCTGCGGTCGCCGAAGCCCATGGCCAGGAtagtgtcgtcgtcgcagtaCGTGGCGCCGATGAAGAGCATGCACTGCAGCAGGAAGCGCGAGatgtccatggcggcgaggcggcgcgtgATCTCGGCGCGGTCGAGGATCGGGAAGGACGGGTGGAACCAGGTGAAGTAAGCCTGCAGCGCGGGGAGGCACGTCTGCAGGTCGGGCAGCGTcagcgcgccctcgtcgcgcaggtaGCGCATCGTGCCCGCGCTGgtgcccgcgccctcggcctgcgaCTGCGAGCCCGGGCTGCCGGGGATGGGGAAGGTGAGGCGCGGCTTCTGGCCCCCGGCcgtgctgccgcccccgatgccgccgccgccgccgccgccgcccgcggtcgCGGCCTCATCGCCCGGCACGAGCGTCAGGAAGTTGGACTCGCCGAAGAAGagcgtccccgccgccgaggtcgacgagggcgtctcgATGGTCGCCTCGGTGGGGGGCGCGACGTGctccgaggcggcgacgatgtgcggctgtggcggcgaggcgtgATAGCCGCGGAGGGGACTCGATGCGCTGGGATCGTGCTCCGAGCCCAGCGAGATGGTGGGTTCGACGACGTGGGAGGATGAAGGAGGCTGCGTCGAGTCTCCCCCGTGACTGGGGCTCatctcgctggcggcgagcggtTGAAGCCGGCGTGAGCGGCGAGGATACCTGTgcgcggtgacgacgacgacgacgcctctCAGTCAGACTCTTCTTCGACTCACTCATTcagtcgctcgctcgctcactcactcactcactcacgcaGGCACGAAGGAACAGCTCGAGGCCAGATCCATTCATGCGTCCCAGTTGAGAagcgagagagcgagagaggtCGAGACTCACCTGCCTCGCCGGGAGGGCAGCACCTCACACGTCGCGCCCGATGCGGCGCAATTGGCGCACGGCTGCCTCTCCGTGACGTTGCATTTCACCCGCCGGGAGTTGCACTCGCGGCAGGCGTGCTTTGCGCGCGTCTTCTTGGGCttcgccgcgcccgccgacgcggatCCGGAGGCCATGGCttttgcgggcggcgcaagaagacgcgggcgggctcggACTCCAGTCCGGAGCGGAGggaaggaagagggggggaggggggtggaggATCGCGATTCAGTGCGGCGGACTCATGAGAATCGGGCGCGTGTTGGTTGACGCCATGAGACAGGTCCGTACGGAGCaacgccggccggccggtgtgagtgagtgagcaacaacaacaaatCAATGACGGTGCGTTGCAACCTGCAACCTATAAGTCCAGCGTTGGAGATGGGGTCCGGGGAAGAAGCCGAGAATTTGTTCAGCGGGGCGCCCGGTTGGGTGTGGGGTTTGAGTGTGGAAGTCGCTCAGCTCGCAACCAACAGCATTTTGTGATCGTTGATCAACTGCCAACTTGCACGGGCATTGGCTGGACTACCCTAGAGAGTTCTCGTGCTGAAGACGATGGCACGAGCCAGATTCGggcctgggcgccgtcgcgttTTGCAAGGTCACCTGATGCAAACATTGCAGAATGAGGGAGGCTTTCGATGAATGGAGCTTACGCCTGTGTCTAGGTCTGACTGTCGCGATGTTATACGTGCAGTACGATCAACCCTATACAACCACTTCCATGGGGCGAATGCAAATATCCCCACCTGCCTCACACGCGACTTACACCAACGGTGCGACCTTGGGGTGCACACCCATCCATCTCTAATCACACTTTATTCCACCTTGCTCTATATGTATCACGATCCGATAATACTAATACTCATAAGATGAAGACTCATAAGATGAATGACCCTGCCACGCTCCAAGACCCTCAGTAGCTCctcggcagccgcagcacctTCTCGCCAATGTAGTTGAGAATCATCTCCCTGCTCACCGGCGCGATCCGCGGCACCAGGCACTCCCGCAGCCACCGCTCGACGTCGTACTCGGCCGCGTAGCCCATGCCGCCGTGCGCCATCACCGCGCGCTCACACGCCGCAaacgccgcctcggccgccacgtACTTTGCGCTGTTGGCCGCCACCCCGACGGCGTCCTGCTTGATGCTCTCGTCGGTgcccgtggccgcggcgtcgtacAGCCGCGCCGCGTGGTACGTGGCCAGcttcgccgcctcgagccgcATGTACGCGTCGGCCAGCGGGTGCGCCACGCCCTGGTTCTGCCCGATGGGCCgcccgaagacgacgcgctcgcgggcgtagctggcggcgcgctcgagcgccgcgtAGCCCAGTCCCAgggcctcgcccgccagcaggcAGCGCTCGGCGTTCATGCCGTGGAGGATGAGCTTGAagcccttgccctcctcgccgatgaGCGCGCTGGACGGTATGCTATACCCGTCGAAGAAGacctcgttggcgtcgacggcgcggccgcccaTCTTCTTGATCTTGCGCATCTCCAGCCCGGGCTGGCTCCTGTCCAGGTCGATGCAGAACAGCGAGAGCCCCTCGCTGGGCCGGCGCACCTGCTCCAGCGGCGTCGTGCGCGCCAGCAGGATCATCTTGGACGCCACCTGCGCGCACGTAATCCAGATCTTCTGCCCCGAGACGCGGTAGCCGCTGCCGTCCGGGAGGCGGtgcgcggcggtcgcgagCCCCAGCGTGTTGAGCCCCGCGTTGGGCTCCGTGACGCCAAAGCAGGCGCGCCACTTGCCCGAGATGATGTTGGGGATGGTgtgctcgagctgctcgcgcgTGCCAAACCTGGCGAGCGGCTGCGTCGCGTACACGTTGGCGTGGAtggcctgcgcgcccgccatgcccgcgCCCGACTCGGTGATGGTCTGCATCATCATGGTCGCCTCGGAGATGCccagcccgctgccgcccagcgacTCGGGCAGCGCGATGCCCAGCCACccggccttggccatggccgcgtgGAAGTCGCTCGGGTCTTGCTCCTTCTGGTCGTGCTCCTGCCAGTACGTGTTGGGGAACTGGGCGCAGATCTGGCCGACTGCCTCGCGCACCATGAGCTGGTTCTCCGTGAAGCCCGTCGTTTCCATGATccgtcgcgacgacgaggcggaaaAACCGCGTTGTTGATGGCGGTGGCCACCGTCTCGCAATGAACCATGGCTGTGTGAAGCTGAGGGCAATAATaataatgatgatgatgacggcgatgatgaaaACTGGGACATCAccaccggccggccggcttgCCGCACGCGGCGTAGGACGAGGCGAGACATGGCTGGTGAGGCGCAATGGACACGGTGagtttcgtcgtcgtcgtcgaaaaCACGAACAGCATATCCAACTTATACACTGCCATCCTATCACAGTATCGCTGATGCCTTGTGTCTGTGGTCAATGCATATAGCCGACTTGGAACTTGGTGGGTCCTCTCGCTGTCCGCCAAATAGCCGAGCCACCAAGCCTCCCCCACATGCACACTCACCCCAACTTACAGCACACAAGGCGCTATAATGTTTACGAAGTGACAATCAGTCACACAACATCTTAAGCTCGGCACTCTCcttcagcggcggccagagTCTATATGAATTATTTGCATGACGAGAAATCCTCCAGCCCAGCCTCTGGCACCCTGGCTCTAGGCAGACACAGTTGGATTTTCTCTCCCTTTAACTTTTTAAACACCCTTGAATACTCTCTCTGTTTCGCAGTCATGTTAGCGCTTGGCAGAGGGAAGTGCAGACACGCGGCATCACTCACGTTTGTCACTGACACGAATTCATCGTACTTGCGGTCCTTCTTGAGCTTGTCCCGGACGAGGTCCCCCACCCCGCCAAGCAGCGACACAACCGTCGTGACTTTGCTGTCCCAAGTCACAAGTGCAGAGACCAATTTGCCGTCAACTCTCGTCGACTCGGTGCTTCCATATGGATCTGAGCAAAGCGAGTTGTTAGCCAAGTGCACCGTTGCGCCGTGAAAGCTCATCGCCTGCCATTGCCACCGCAGGGGGGCAGGCACTGACTCTGCATCTTCTTGGCCGTCACCATGTTGTGCCACCAAGCCAGCCCCACGGCCTTGTCAAACATCATCGTGGGCCATGCGCCATAGGGCGTGATCACATCGTGCTCCTGCTCCTTTTGGCTCGCAATGGACGGAATGCCGGCGGGCGAAATGTACCCGATGATGGTGTCGGTCTCGGGGTCCGTCGAGTTATTGACCGAGGCGAAGAGACCGGGCACCTTGGTGACGGCCGAGTTGCACGTCCTGGCTCGCTCGGCGTTGTGATACAGCCGGCTAACATAGAATAAATCAGTACAATGCAGTGCCTTGGAGGCCATCGACGCGCCGTCAAAGGCAGGTCAAGCCTGGCCACCTACCGAACAATGTCTACGTCGTAGTAAGGCAGCTCCAAGACCTTCCAAGGCTCATGGCTCGAGAACCAGAAGCCTGCGTCGTCAGCATTCAAAGACAATTAATATCAGAAACGCTCAGCGCACCTTGCTCGACCGTGATCGGACCCACGCATCCCATGTTATACTCGACGCTCACGAGCTTCTTGCGCTTCACCGTCCAAAGCTGATCCTTTTCCTTCTTGGGCAACTTGCTGAAGAGATTGACAAAGTGCGTGAacagctcgccctcgtaGGGGTCGTCGAGGTAGTTGGGCGTCTCGCACTCGTAGTGCTGCCCGGCGTCCGACACTGGTAGGCCCTGGTCCTTGATCTTGGTCACGGCGCAGACGAGGCCCTGGCCGCGGTAGAAGACGGGCACGGCAGTAGTCTTGACGTAGTCGAACCACGTCTGCCAccccttggccagcttgccAAACGACGGGTTGTCGCTGCTCTCGAGGGCCTGGATGCAGGCGTACACGGCCCACAGAAGCTCACTAGGCAAGCAAAACACTTGTCAACACTCTCCCGTCTTCGTCTCCCCCCAGAGAAAACAGGAGGACGCTCATACGCACCCATTGTCCAGAGCAGGCACACGATTCACCCAGTCACTGGTCGGCTGCACATCCTTGTTGCTGGTCGTCATCCACGGTAGGAAGCCGCCGAAGCCAGGGTACGTCTCATTGAACCGGAGGTATGTTTCCAGTTTCGTCTGCATGATGGACGCAGCCACGCtggaggccgtcgacgggcggtcCGGGACGAGGAACCTAGCGGCCTCCTTGGAGCCTGCAATGGCGCGGGCATAGAGCATGATCTGCAGAGCCTGTGCGCACGAGCCGTGTAAGCATAAATGGGTGATTGCATCGTCACTTGCACCAGGAGCCAGCCCTATCAtactgtatgtacgtacttcCTTGCTCGCAGCGCTGAACGGGTGCTTGAGCGTTcgctcgcccgtcgtccagTTGAGCTGCGTCCCATCGTAGCTCATGCCGTTGGCCGTGTTGTAAGCGACGTCATCCTGGTGGAACTTGCCCTCCCAGTAGAGGAGGTCCCAGGCGAAGCCCTCGGGGTTGGCGAGAACCTGATTCTGCGTCCAGTCCAGTGCGAAGCGGCACTTTGGCGGACGGGCCTtcgcctgctgctccctcgGTTTCAGGCTCTGCGGCGTGGCAGCTGCTGCCACCGCAAGGGCGAGCCCCGAGAGGCTGGCCAGGAGCGAAAAGGGCCTCATTGCTTGCACAGTGGCGTAGGAGctgacgggacgggacgggacgggacggagaagaagccgcaacgggcgaggccgacttTCTTTTTTCAGCACAGGGCTGCTACCGACAGACGGGTTGCAGTTTGGCCAGCCAGGGGGGGAACTTAGACGCAGATGGCGCCTGCTCCCGCCTTTATACGTACTTGGAGCCTCAACCACCAGAGCAATACAGGGACGGGCAAGTTCCTGCGCAAAGGAACGAGGCAATGCTACCTTCcccgcgcatcgccgccgccgtccgacGGCCAAGAAATCAAGTTCGCGGGCCCCGGGCAAATGCTGCCCATGGGGATGGTGATCAGCATCGTCTCTTCCCCAGATTCCTGCAAGTCGCCCCGTGGCGTCGGCCCCGCTCTCTCTCACGAGTCACGAAGCGAGCGGCGAGCCACATAATGGAGCAGCCTGGTCAAGGGCAGAAATAATAAATAAGCTCAGCCCGGACCAGCAGATATTTTTTCTTCAACGATGCGGAGAAATTTGCCAATAAAAGTGTGGAGTCCCGGCTTCGGCTCCCCGTGGGGCCGCCTACCCTGGAATCCCGTCCTTGTTAAAATTCGCCGACATGCCGCACTCTCGGCTGCACTCCTACCCATTTTCTCCGATACACTGAACCTCGTGGTGCAGAAAGGCGGAAGCAGCAACTCCTCCCGCTCGGAGGCCTGTCcctcccggccgccgccccattCCCCCTCAtgcgcgcgagcagcagcagcagcagcagcagcagcagcatgcccgcgtctcttcctcgcccaccgTCTCCAGTCGCGgaccgccctcggcgccggccggtGAGCAGGGCCTGCGATCGGTGCCGTCGCAGAAAAGCAAAGGTAAGTTTCTCCGTCGGAAGGCAGGAGCATGGGGGCCGTCATCACCGGTGTAGTGTGCCTCCTCTGTCGAGACATGGTTCATCTGGTCGGCGGCAAGAGCCGGCTGAGCCATTGAGCCGGATTGATGCTTTGACAATGGATAAGAGCATCACCACGTTCGAGATGGGACTGACACGCGCAGTGCGACTTCATCATGTCGGCCGGCAGCTGCACACACTGCCGCGACAACGAGGTCCGCTGCACCTTCGAcctgcccctcgcccgccgcggtcccaagtccaagaagaggcccgagtcgtcgtcgaccccgGCCATAGGCGGCATCGCAACATTTCTGTCGCCTCCTcaccccgcgccgcccccgcccgtcTCACTTCGTGTTGCTGCTAGCGACCCGACTCACGCGGCTGCCGTGGCTGGTCCGGCATTTGGCAgcccgtccagctcgtctACTGGACCCTGGGAGCCCGTTGGGACCCTCGGGACGCGCAACCATGTGCTCTCTCCGTCGGCAGTCCGCGACTATCCACCCCGGACCCCTGCTGGGACGCACGCGGTTGGGGCGTTGAGTCGGTGGCATAGCCTGTCCCGGGCGTTGGCACTTAGGAACACGACCGTTGAGCGGACCGTCAACCGGTGTCTGGATCTCTTCTTCAAATACCTCTACCCACTAACACCTCTTGTCGACGAGCCTAGCCTCCGGGATGGCCTGTCATTCTTCCTCAACCAgactgcggcggcacctGGAGCTGCCCAGTCGCAGTCGTCGGATCTCGACGCTGCCCCACCAAATATCACCAACGTCGGGGAATCATGGTCGGCATTTCCCCGTGACGCGCGTGCCAGCTTGACGGGGGAGCATCTCAAGACATGGCCAGACGCCACCTTTACCTTCATTACGGCAGTttgcgccgaggcggcattTCTCTTGCCGAAAGAGCTTTTCCCCGAAGGCGAGAGTGTCGCCGACCTCTTCCTCCAAGCCTCGCGCGATTGCCTCAACCACTACCTTGAGGCGGACCTCGAGAGCCCCAGCGCCAACTCCATCACGATTCGCTACTTCCACTCCAACTGCATCCATGCTGCGGGGAAACCCAAGTACTCGTGGCACATCTTtggcgaggcgacgaggctggctCAGGTGATGCGATTACATGATGAGTCGTCCTTCGAAGGCCTGTATCCAATTGAGGCggagcttcgccgccgggcgtTCTGGATCGTCTACATGGGCGACAAGTCAGCTGCCATTCTGAACAACCGGCCCATTACCATTCACAAGTACTCGTTCGAGTCGGGCATTACGGCGAGATATCCCACGGGTCTCGAAAgccgggcgtcgagggggcCCGCTAACGTTTCCTCCGGCTCGCAGGATACGGCGCGGCAGAGCCTGATCCATGGCTTTAATGCGAACCTGCGCCTCTGGCAAGCGGCTTCGGACTTACTCCTGGAGGTGCGCTTGCTGCAAGACCAGCGCTCGGCACGTCATGCTGTCTCCGACACTGCCTCGACTACCGGCATGCCGGAGTCTATTCTCACAGAGGACGAGAGGCAGCGCCTAGACAGGCTCTACGTGGGCTTCATCACATGCCTAGACGACCTCCCGCCGTATCTGCAGTCGTACACGTTTGCGTccatcgcgggcggcggcggcggcggcagcaggggcGGAGCGCAGTCGGCGCACGCGAGCCAGTTCGTCATCCAGTGCGCAAACCTGCAAGTCTCGTTCCATTGCCTGCGGATGGTCATTACGCAAAAGTTTGAGGACATTTCGTACTTTCCGCCCGGGGCGGAGCAGGCGGATTTGCGCAAGACGGAGATTGTGCGGGACATGCTGCGCGTGATGCACGAGGCGCCGTTTTGGTCGCTCCAAGTCAACGGCGAGCCTTATGTGAGTTATTCTTGTCCGCGTCGTGAGGTCTGTGTGTGCGTGTAGAGA
This sequence is a window from Purpureocillium takamizusanense chromosome 8, complete sequence. Protein-coding genes within it:
- a CDS encoding uncharacterized protein (EggNog:ENOG503P5NU~COG:L) — encoded protein: MRASSSSSSSSSSMPASLPRPPSPVADRPRRRPVSRACDRCRRRKAKCDFIMSAGSCTHCRDNEVRCTFDLPLARRGPKSKKRPESSSTPAIGGIATFLSPPHPAPPPPVSLRVAASDPTHAAAVAGPAFGSPSSSSTGPWEPVGTLGTRNHVLSPSAVRDYPPRTPAGTHAVGALSRWHSLSRALALRNTTVERTVNRCLDLFFKYLYPLTPLVDEPSLRDGLSFFLNQTAAAPGAAQSQSSDLDAAPPNITNVGESWSAFPRDARASLTGEHLKTWPDATFTFITAVCAEAAFLLPKELFPEGESVADLFLQASRDCLNHYLEADLESPSANSITIRYFHSNCIHAAGKPKYSWHIFGEATRLAQVMRLHDESSFEGLYPIEAELRRRAFWIVYMGDKSAAILNNRPITIHKYSFESGITARYPTGLESRASRGPANVSSGSQDTARQSLIHGFNANLRLWQAASDLLLEVRLLQDQRSARHAVSDTASTTGMPESILTEDERQRLDRLYVGFITCLDDLPPYLQSYTFASIAGGGGGGSRGGAQSAHASQFVIQCANLQVSFHCLRMVITQKFEDISYFPPGAEQADLRKTEIVRDMLRVMHEAPFWSLQVNGEPYVEKIRLIGASLLAIIHRNQTSPLGARARSDFSVLLDILTRLDSKASDALRSDSTFAL
- a CDS encoding uncharacterized protein (EggNog:ENOG503P5NU~COG:L) gives rise to the protein MSAGSCTHCRDNEVRCTFDLPLARRGPKSKKRPESSSTPAIGGIATFLSPPHPAPPPPVSLRVAASDPTHAAAVAGPAFGSPSSSSTGPWEPVGTLGTRNHVLSPSAVRDYPPRTPAGTHAVGALSRWHSLSRALALRNTTVERTVNRCLDLFFKYLYPLTPLVDEPSLRDGLSFFLNQTAAAPGAAQSQSSDLDAAPPNITNVGESWSAFPRDARASLTGEHLKTWPDATFTFITAVCAEAAFLLPKELFPEGESVADLFLQASRDCLNHYLEADLESPSANSITIRYFHSNCIHAAGKPKYSWHIFGEATRLAQVMRLHDESSFEGLYPIEAELRRRAFWIVYMGDKSAAILNNRPITIHKYSFESGITARYPTGLESRASRGPANVSSGSQDTARQSLIHGFNANLRLWQAASDLLLEVRLLQDQRSARHAVSDTASTTGMPESILTEDERQRLDRLYVGFITCLDDLPPYLQSYTFASIAGGGGGGSRGGAQSAHASQFVIQCANLQVSFHCLRMVITQKFEDISYFPPGAEQADLRKTEIVRDMLRVMHEAPFWSLQVNGEPYVEKIRLIGASLLAIIHRNQTSPLGARARSDFSVLLDILTRLDSKASDALRSDSTFAL